CAGATGCGATCGCGTCTGCCCTTTTTTTCCTGATTTTTTCTGACCCACAACCGGAGACCCTCATGGCTAAACCCCACCCCCAACAACCTTACAAAAGTAGGTTTTTTACGTTCAGCGGGATTTACCTAAAATTTAAGTACACTTCCGGTCCCCTCCCCTGTGTCTTGGTCCGGGTTAGGGTGGGGTCCTCCTGACGTGGCGTAAGCCACGTCAGGAAGTAGTAGTGCGTGCAGGGTCCTGGTGACTGGTTAAGCACATCACGAAAAGAATAGGTTGGCACCCGGCTCCATACAGGCCCTTAAACCCAAAAGAGTGCGTTATGTGGCGATCGCCCAAGAAGAACCCCACCCTAACCCTCCCCTTGGCAAGGGGAGGGGACCGGAGGTTCAGTTAAGCGTAAAAAACCTACTCTTGTAAGCCCCCAACAACTCACCCATAGCCCAGGAAACAAGATGTTACAAAACGTAACTAAATGCGCCAGCGATCGCCAGATAACTCTAGACTGAAGTCTTGAAACTGTCGCGTTTTCCTTCCTTAATTCAGATATGTTTCCAACTCATCGCCCTCGCCGTTTGCGTCAGCACCCCCAACTCCGCCGAATGGTGCGAGAAAATCTCCTCACCACCAGCGACTTAATCTATCCCCTGTTTGCCGTCCCGGGGGAATCTGTCGCTAAGGAAGTCTCATCCATGCCAGGAGTCTATCAACTCTCGGTGGATAAAATTGTCGAAGAAGCTAAAGAAGTCTATGATTTGGGCATTCCTGCCATTATCCTCTTTGGCATTCCCGAAAACAAAGATATTGAGGCAACCGGCGCATGGCATGATTGCGGAATTGTCCAGAAAGCAACCGCTGCGGTGAAAGCAGCGGTTCCTGAACTCCTAGTCATCGTGGATACCTGTCTGTGTGAGTACACCAGTCATGGACATTGCGGCTATTTAGAAGTAGGGGACTTAATGGGTCGGGTACTCAACGATCCCACCCTGGAGTTGTTGAAAAAAACGGCGATCGCCCAAGCAAAGGCCGGTGCAGATATCATCGCACCATCAGGGATGATGGATGGATTCGTTCAGGCGATTCGGTCGGGATTAGATGGGGCGGGATTTGAAGATATCCCCATCCTGTCTTATGCGGCGAAATATGCCTCCGCCTATTATGGCCCGTTCCGAGATGCTGCCGATTCCTCTCCACAATTTGGCGATCGGCGCACCTATCAAATGGATCCGGCCAATGGTCGCGAGGCCCTGACTGAAATTGAACTGGACATCCAGGAAGGGGCGGATATGTTGATGGTGAAACCAGCCCTCGCCTATATGGATATTATTTGGCGTGTCAAACAGGCGAGTAACCTG
The nucleotide sequence above comes from Laspinema palackyanum D2c. Encoded proteins:
- the hemB gene encoding porphobilinogen synthase, with amino-acid sequence MFPTHRPRRLRQHPQLRRMVRENLLTTSDLIYPLFAVPGESVAKEVSSMPGVYQLSVDKIVEEAKEVYDLGIPAIILFGIPENKDIEATGAWHDCGIVQKATAAVKAAVPELLVIVDTCLCEYTSHGHCGYLEVGDLMGRVLNDPTLELLKKTAIAQAKAGADIIAPSGMMDGFVQAIRSGLDGAGFEDIPILSYAAKYASAYYGPFRDAADSSPQFGDRRTYQMDPANGREALTEIELDIQEGADMLMVKPALAYMDIIWRVKQASNLPVAAYNVSGEYAMVKAAALNGWIDEERVVLETLTGFKRAGADLILTYHAKDAARWLANQS